From the genome of bacterium, one region includes:
- a CDS encoding histidinol-phosphatase HisJ family protein, with amino-acid sequence MNNTSTSSPLVLLPPDYHTHTRLCKHAEGTPQEFRQQAQEQGLAELCFTDHCPEPSGYDPKYRMTLEEIPEYYDLVKPLQDGDSPQVLLGLEADFFPGCEPFLTEFLPSQPLDLVMGSVHYIKDWGFDNPDYIKTWASVDLKGVWIEYLRLIKQLIDTNLFDVISHFDLPKKFGHRLRDREMKELVQPVLDHISKKGMAFEINTSGWRRDAAEAYPSPLILSLAAEREIPITFGSDAHAPNEVGYHFAEALALALDTGCKDSLLYKNRVATRVPLSSWRV; translated from the coding sequence ATGAACAACACATCAACCTCTTCGCCCCTTGTTTTACTGCCTCCGGATTATCATACCCATACCCGCCTCTGTAAGCATGCCGAGGGGACACCTCAGGAGTTCAGGCAACAGGCCCAGGAACAGGGGCTCGCGGAATTATGTTTCACCGACCATTGCCCCGAACCATCCGGATACGATCCCAAATACCGGATGACGCTTGAGGAAATCCCCGAGTATTATGACCTCGTGAAGCCACTTCAAGATGGCGATTCCCCACAGGTTTTGCTGGGATTGGAGGCCGATTTCTTTCCGGGCTGTGAGCCTTTTTTAACGGAGTTTCTTCCTAGCCAACCACTAGACCTGGTAATGGGCTCGGTTCACTACATCAAAGACTGGGGATTTGATAATCCTGACTACATAAAGACCTGGGCATCGGTGGACCTGAAAGGAGTCTGGATTGAATATTTACGGCTTATCAAACAGCTTATCGACACCAACTTGTTTGATGTGATCAGTCATTTTGACCTTCCAAAGAAATTCGGGCATCGTCTCAGGGATCGGGAGATGAAAGAGCTGGTTCAGCCGGTACTTGATCATATTTCAAAAAAAGGGATGGCCTTTGAGATCAATACTTCGGGCTGGCGCCGGGATGCAGCCGAAGCCTATCCCTCGCCTTTGATCCTCAGTCTCGCCGCTGAACGGGAAATCCCCATCACGTTTGGATCTGATGCACACGCACCCAATGAAGTTGGATACCATTTCGCTGAAGCCTTGGCACTGGCGCTCGATACTGGATGCAAAGACTCACTTCTCTACAAGAACAGGGTTGCGACCCGTGTTCCCTTGTCCTCATGGAGGGTTTAG
- a CDS encoding PAS domain S-box protein: protein MVNEIKKALSENERLLYQAQQIAGLGSFVMDIPTGRFKASPVLDDIFGIQPDTPHTYELWTSIIHPDDRQIIIEYFRQEVLGLRRRFNKEYRICRIVDGAERWVQGHGDLELDENNLPVIMTGTIQDITERKRWEKALQQSETRYRELVDLAVDGILVGSKDGIILDANRFMCKLTGLRHDELVGKHISAVLFTPESLANTPLRFDLLEKGEIVVSERQVFHVDGSVAFIEMRTKMMPDGTYQSIYRDITERKSTETSLLNFAKLLAQRVEERTNELQKANTTLKHSVQQIQANQALLNEVGRIANVGGWELDIQTGKQVWTEEVYHIHEVDLDFEPSKDNGIEFYSPEVRPIIENAVRQCAEKGESFDFEYPFFTAKGNPRWVHAIGKPDLEHGRIYGTFQDVTDRRLADDALREKNVALDQSVAQLRKLAMELTQAEELERKRLAVMLHDNVQQYMAAVMMKISLLDSKMPADEHARCAQGALALLGEALESSRSLTVSLCPPVLLEAGLMPGLRWLAEWMRDKHGLIVDVSGDDTRSLPGPLCSLLFQAVRELLFNIVKHSGVNKATVRVDHPNAKTLRIVVSDIGKGFPAGESRIGITSSGFGLFHLRERLAYIGGTFEVASEPGKGTCVTLTVPAIDSVPNVKRTP, encoded by the coding sequence ATGGTTAACGAAATCAAAAAAGCCCTTAGTGAGAACGAGCGATTGTTATATCAGGCCCAGCAGATCGCAGGCTTGGGATCGTTTGTGATGGATATTCCTACAGGACGTTTTAAAGCTTCTCCTGTTCTTGATGATATTTTCGGAATTCAACCAGATACGCCTCATACTTACGAGTTATGGACGTCGATTATTCACCCTGATGATCGGCAGATCATAATTGAGTATTTCCGGCAGGAGGTTCTGGGGCTGAGGCGGCGATTTAACAAAGAATACAGAATTTGCCGGATAGTAGATGGAGCTGAACGCTGGGTTCAGGGACACGGTGATCTCGAATTGGATGAGAATAACCTTCCGGTTATCATGACTGGCACCATACAGGATATCACCGAGCGTAAGCGCTGGGAGAAGGCCCTGCAACAAAGTGAGACTCGGTATCGGGAACTTGTTGACTTGGCTGTTGATGGGATATTGGTCGGCTCAAAGGATGGTATCATTCTTGATGCCAACCGGTTCATGTGCAAGCTTACCGGATTAAGACATGATGAATTGGTCGGAAAACACATAAGTGCTGTGCTTTTCACACCTGAGAGTCTGGCGAATACTCCATTACGTTTTGATTTATTGGAAAAAGGCGAAATCGTTGTCAGCGAGCGCCAAGTATTTCACGTGGACGGCTCGGTGGCGTTTATTGAGATGCGAACCAAAATGATGCCCGATGGAACCTATCAATCCATCTATCGCGACATAACCGAACGCAAGAGTACGGAAACCTCGCTTTTAAATTTTGCGAAGTTACTCGCTCAACGCGTTGAGGAACGTACCAATGAGCTGCAAAAAGCTAATACTACCCTGAAACATAGTGTACAGCAAATTCAAGCCAACCAGGCGTTGCTTAATGAAGTGGGTAGAATTGCAAATGTCGGCGGATGGGAGCTCGATATTCAAACCGGAAAACAGGTTTGGACTGAAGAAGTTTATCATATCCACGAGGTTGACCTGGACTTCGAGCCGTCAAAAGATAATGGCATCGAATTTTATTCCCCGGAAGTGAGGCCTATCATTGAAAATGCCGTAAGGCAGTGTGCTGAAAAGGGCGAGTCATTCGACTTTGAATACCCATTCTTTACGGCTAAGGGTAATCCCCGATGGGTACACGCCATCGGCAAGCCAGACCTTGAGCATGGTCGGATCTATGGTACTTTTCAGGATGTGACAGATCGTAGGCTGGCTGATGACGCGCTACGAGAAAAGAATGTGGCATTGGATCAAAGCGTGGCTCAACTTCGTAAACTGGCCATGGAATTAACACAGGCTGAAGAGCTGGAGCGCAAAAGGCTGGCGGTCATGCTTCATGACAATGTTCAGCAATATATGGCTGCTGTGATGATGAAAATCAGCCTGCTTGATAGCAAAATGCCGGCGGATGAGCATGCCCGGTGCGCTCAGGGGGCTCTAGCGCTTTTGGGCGAGGCACTTGAGTCCTCACGATCCCTCACCGTCAGTTTGTGTCCTCCGGTTCTGCTTGAAGCCGGGCTCATGCCGGGCTTACGCTGGCTTGCTGAATGGATGAGAGACAAGCATGGGTTGATTGTCGATGTCTCTGGAGATGATACCCGATCACTTCCAGGCCCCCTTTGTAGCCTGCTTTTTCAGGCCGTGAGGGAATTGTTATTTAATATCGTCAAACATTCCGGAGTCAACAAGGCAACCGTACGAGTGGATCATCCGAATGCAAAAACACTCCGGATCGTTGTTTCTGACATTGGCAAGGGGTTTCCTGCTGGAGAATCCCGTATTGGTATTACTTCAAGTGGGTTCGGATTGTTCCACTTACGAGAACGCCTCGCATACATCGGCGGCACATTTGAGGTGGCGAGCGAGCCCGGAAAAGGAACATGCGTCACGTTGACGGTGCCGGCCATTGATTCCGTCCCCAACGTGAAGCGAACGCCATAA
- a CDS encoding competence/damage-inducible protein A translates to MNAIILSIGDELVLGQTLDSNSAWLSARLADRGIIPLYHKTIADDLEATVRALRLAVDETDLVVVTGGLGPTQDDLTRQALAAFMNKPLDLHPPSLERMKAFFKLLGREMPLSNRIQAHFPRGAEVLDNDWGTAPGIKLKAGKTLIFALPGVPYEMEKMSERYIFPLFEKNSGMVVAVESLATFGAGESTVAEKLGELMRRDRNPLVGTTVSGGIVTVRFRSEAPTVELAQKQLVRIVALVRERLGVLVFAEGKQSLPEALGQLAKAKSKRLVTAESCTGGLVAKMLTDVPGSSAWFDGGWVTYSNAMKSDELTVSSTLVEQEGAVSEAVACAMAAGALKHSTADYSIALTGIAGPDGGSDEKPVGLVWIAIGGRDGTQVTTHAECFRFPGNRDMIRDRAAKTALNLLRLELLKAIGCQL, encoded by the coding sequence ATGAATGCGATAATTCTATCCATCGGTGATGAACTTGTGCTAGGTCAGACACTTGACTCAAATTCAGCATGGTTAAGCGCCCGGTTGGCTGATCGCGGCATTATTCCATTATATCATAAAACAATTGCGGATGATTTAGAGGCCACGGTCAGGGCGCTGAGGCTTGCTGTCGATGAGACAGATTTGGTTGTTGTGACGGGTGGATTGGGGCCGACCCAGGACGACTTGACCCGGCAGGCGCTTGCAGCTTTCATGAATAAACCCCTGGATTTGCATCCCCCGTCCCTTGAGCGGATGAAGGCATTTTTCAAGTTGTTAGGGCGCGAAATGCCGCTATCCAATCGTATTCAGGCCCATTTTCCGCGCGGTGCCGAGGTGCTTGATAATGATTGGGGAACGGCCCCTGGTATCAAGCTTAAGGCAGGGAAGACGTTAATTTTTGCATTGCCCGGCGTTCCCTATGAGATGGAGAAAATGTCCGAACGTTACATTTTTCCGCTTTTTGAAAAGAACTCAGGGATGGTGGTTGCGGTAGAGTCACTGGCCACTTTTGGCGCAGGTGAATCGACAGTTGCCGAGAAATTAGGGGAACTGATGCGACGGGATCGCAATCCACTTGTGGGCACTACGGTTTCCGGAGGGATCGTGACAGTGCGGTTCCGCAGTGAGGCACCCACCGTTGAATTGGCTCAGAAACAACTCGTTAGAATAGTGGCGTTGGTTAGGGAGCGTTTAGGTGTACTCGTTTTCGCCGAAGGGAAGCAGTCCTTGCCTGAAGCCTTGGGACAATTGGCGAAGGCAAAGTCGAAGCGATTGGTCACTGCAGAAAGCTGTACGGGTGGGTTGGTGGCAAAAATGTTAACGGATGTCCCGGGATCCAGCGCCTGGTTTGATGGAGGGTGGGTGACCTATTCGAATGCCATGAAGAGTGATGAATTGACTGTGTCTTCCACCTTAGTTGAGCAGGAAGGGGCTGTGAGTGAAGCTGTCGCCTGTGCAATGGCTGCGGGGGCTTTGAAGCATTCGACGGCTGATTATTCGATAGCACTAACCGGTATTGCCGGACCGGATGGCGGATCTGATGAAAAACCAGTGGGTCTGGTCTGGATTGCCATTGGAGGCAGAGATGGCACGCAAGTGACAACCCATGCTGAGTGTTTTCGCTTCCCCGGCAATCGCGATATGATCAGAGATCGGGCGGCCAAGACCGCGCTCAATCTATTGCGTTTGGAATTACTGAAGGCAATAGGGTGCCAGCTGTGA
- a CDS encoding 4-phosphoerythronate dehydrogenase, whose amino-acid sequence MALKIICATNMPFAMEAFSTLGETRILEGRNIKFDDVRETDILALRSTTKVNRALLDGSKVRFVGTATIGTDHLDIPYFDKAGIKWCFAPGCNANSVSEYITAALLYLASKHGFILKGKTIGVIGVGNVGRRVVQKTHALGMRVLMNDPPREREEGSRQRSEGSSENQEMANPFVSLDRVLAEADIITVHVPLTKEGVDKTVHLADAAFFSRAKKGLIFLNAARGPVVDSPALLAALDEGRVSHAVLDTWEGEPNYRMDLLGRVDIATPHIAGHSFEGKVMGTVMVYQEVCKFLEIPATWSHEALLPPPLVPVVRVNAAGREDQSVLREIVSQVYDLEGDDRRFRESAVADEKARMKNFDLLRSDYHERREFQYTMVKLAGGNEQLYRTLSELGFRVQRV is encoded by the coding sequence ATGGCCCTGAAAATCATCTGTGCAACGAATATGCCATTTGCCATGGAGGCCTTTAGTACTCTGGGTGAAACGCGGATTCTGGAAGGCCGTAATATCAAATTTGATGATGTGCGGGAGACGGATATTCTGGCACTTCGCTCCACTACCAAAGTCAATCGCGCGCTGTTGGATGGAAGCAAGGTCCGTTTTGTCGGGACGGCGACGATTGGGACGGATCATTTGGATATTCCGTATTTTGACAAGGCGGGCATCAAATGGTGTTTTGCGCCGGGATGCAATGCCAATAGCGTTTCCGAATACATCACCGCAGCGCTGTTGTATCTTGCCAGCAAACATGGATTTATTCTGAAAGGGAAGACCATTGGAGTCATCGGAGTTGGGAATGTGGGCCGCCGTGTGGTGCAAAAAACTCATGCCTTGGGTATGCGTGTCCTGATGAATGATCCGCCGAGAGAGAGAGAAGAAGGCAGCAGGCAGAGGTCAGAGGGCAGTAGCGAAAATCAGGAGATGGCAAACCCGTTTGTCAGTCTGGATCGGGTACTGGCGGAGGCGGATATTATTACCGTGCATGTGCCGTTGACCAAAGAGGGTGTGGACAAGACGGTTCATCTGGCTGATGCGGCATTTTTTTCGCGTGCGAAAAAGGGTCTTATTTTCCTGAATGCGGCCCGTGGCCCCGTGGTGGATTCTCCGGCGTTGCTTGCGGCACTTGATGAGGGGCGGGTAAGCCATGCGGTTCTGGATACCTGGGAAGGGGAGCCCAATTATCGGATGGACTTACTTGGCCGTGTGGATATCGCCACCCCCCATATTGCCGGCCATTCCTTTGAAGGTAAAGTCATGGGCACCGTCATGGTGTATCAAGAAGTCTGCAAGTTTTTGGAAATTCCGGCAACTTGGTCACATGAGGCGCTATTGCCTCCGCCTCTAGTCCCGGTAGTCAGGGTGAATGCGGCCGGACGCGAAGATCAGTCGGTCCTTCGGGAAATAGTCAGTCAGGTTTATGACCTTGAAGGGGATGATCGCCGATTCCGCGAATCCGCTGTTGCGGATGAAAAGGCCAGAATGAAGAATTTTGACCTTCTGCGCAGCGACTACCATGAACGTCGTGAGTTCCAATACACAATGGTAAAATTAGCAGGCGGCAATGAACAATTATATCGCACATTGAGTGAACTTGGATTTAGAGTACAGAGAGTATAA
- a CDS encoding TatD family hydrolase → MLIDTHAHFRETMTPGEIAGIMERARFAGVGRIMAVGCEPDTNASALRLAAAYPDRVKAAVAYDRSLAGSDAKADDIRRLIQSAPTGQVTAIGEIGLDLYYEPETAEAQQELMESQLALARELCLPVIVHSRQADSETLALLTTHSKVWSGDAALIGVLHCFTGEEPFARRLLDLGFMISFSGIVTFRNADPLRAVAKVIPDDRLLLETDSPYLTPVPHRGKPNEPCYLPAVAALAANIRGVTIESLSAVTSENATRLFNFER, encoded by the coding sequence ATGCTGATCGATACCCATGCTCATTTCCGTGAAACCATGACGCCAGGCGAAATTGCGGGGATCATGGAGCGGGCTCGTTTTGCAGGGGTGGGGCGAATCATGGCTGTCGGGTGTGAGCCAGACACCAATGCGTCTGCCCTACGTCTGGCAGCGGCTTATCCAGATCGCGTAAAGGCCGCAGTAGCCTATGATCGGAGTCTGGCTGGCTCTGATGCCAAGGCCGACGATATCCGGCGTCTGATTCAGTCTGCTCCGACTGGTCAGGTGACAGCCATCGGGGAAATCGGACTCGACTTATATTATGAACCGGAAACGGCTGAGGCACAGCAGGAATTAATGGAATCTCAGCTTGCCCTGGCCCGGGAACTCTGCTTGCCGGTGATTGTGCACAGTCGGCAAGCGGACAGCGAAACGTTGGCTTTATTGACTACCCATTCAAAAGTCTGGTCAGGTGATGCAGCTCTGATAGGGGTTCTACATTGTTTTACTGGTGAAGAGCCGTTTGCCCGACGATTGCTGGATTTGGGGTTCATGATCAGTTTCAGCGGGATTGTCACCTTCCGGAATGCCGATCCTTTGCGCGCGGTGGCTAAAGTCATTCCTGATGACCGGTTATTATTGGAAACGGATTCGCCTTATCTCACGCCTGTTCCGCATCGTGGCAAACCCAATGAGCCCTGCTATCTGCCTGCCGTAGCGGCCCTGGCTGCAAATATACGTGGGGTGACAATTGAAAGCCTGTCAGCGGTTACATCAGAAAATGCGACTCGGTTGTTTAATTTTGAGAGGTGA
- the gmk gene encoding guanylate kinase, with protein sequence MKHGRALLLVVSAPSGAGKTTLCNRLLAEHDGMTRSVSCTTRAPRGAEIDGKDYHFLSATEFDRRVSEGLFLEHAVVHGNQYGTLRSNVESVLKAGRDVLLVIDVQGAAAVRKAAQSLGGLLGRAYVDIFIAPPSIEALRDRLQKRGEDAADVIERRLVNALGEMERGNEYQYLVVNDNLKQAFTELKTIIRAEHDRNPC encoded by the coding sequence ATGAAACATGGGAGAGCGTTACTGCTGGTGGTGTCAGCACCATCTGGTGCCGGGAAAACGACATTGTGCAACCGGTTGCTTGCCGAGCATGACGGCATGACACGTTCTGTTTCCTGCACGACCCGGGCACCGCGTGGGGCGGAGATTGATGGCAAGGATTATCATTTTCTGTCAGCGACTGAATTCGATCGTCGGGTATCCGAAGGCCTGTTTTTGGAGCATGCCGTTGTGCATGGGAACCAGTACGGAACTTTGCGCAGCAATGTGGAGTCCGTCCTGAAAGCGGGTAGGGATGTTCTGCTCGTCATTGATGTCCAAGGGGCTGCCGCGGTTCGCAAGGCGGCCCAATCTCTGGGCGGCCTACTGGGCCGTGCCTATGTGGACATATTCATCGCTCCACCCTCGATTGAGGCCCTGCGGGACAGGCTTCAAAAACGTGGCGAAGATGCAGCGGATGTGATTGAGCGCCGTTTGGTCAATGCCCTGGGCGAAATGGAGCGGGGGAATGAATACCAATACCTGGTCGTAAATGACAATCTTAAGCAGGCATTTACTGAGTTAAAAACTATTATTCGCGCGGAGCATGACCGAAACCCATGCTGA